TGTGGTATTACTTCTTTAGAGGAATCTTTCTTTATAGTTTTAGATGTAATTGGCATTGGCTTTTTATCTTGGAGTGATTTGGGTGATGTGTATGTGCTAGCGTTAGTTCCAGGTAAAcagtcttcaatttttttctgtgttttaacTTCAGCAGGTTTGCGCTTCACATAAATGCTATCAAGTTCAAGAAGAGCTTCTCGACAACGATCCTTTTCTCCTTTTTTGCAAACACTTTTTCTTGCTTTAGtggatttactttttttacagctATCATCTTTTGGttcataacaaacatttttatcacCACCTTTAATTGGTGTGCAAACCTTTTTTTTGGCACAAATATCTTCTTCCTTCTTCAAGGATTTACAGGTTAGAAGACTAGatgattttttacaaacattttctttGTCAACACTTTTAATTGGCGAACAAATCTGTTTTTTAGTACCCACATCAATCTTTTTTTCAAACtccttaattaatttacaaaaatcaattttttcatctccttttttgtcATCACATTTAACTGGTGCACAGATTTGTTTTTTAGTACACACATCATCGTTTTTATCCTCTTTCTTcttcattaatttacaaatatcaattttttcatctccttttttgtcATCACATTTAATTGGtggacagatttgttttttaGTACCCACATCATCGTTTTTATCCTCTTTCTTcttcattaatttacaaatatcaattttttcatctccttttttgtcATCACATTTAATTGGtggacagatttgttttttagtacccacatcatcatttttttcgtctttcttcttcattaatttacagatatcaattttttcatctccttttttctcaTCAGTTTTAATTGACggacaaatttcatttttagtactttcatcatcctttttttcatattccttcgttaatttacaaatatcaattttttcatctGCTTTTTTGTCATCACATTTAATTGGTGCagagatttgtttttttatacacacATCATCCTTTTTTTCATTGTCTTTCAATGATTTACAAACATCACCTTTTTTATCATCACTTTTAATTGGTGGACAGACCAcctgtttctttatttcaatatcaaactttttttcatatttcttcttaATCAACTTACAAAGATCAactttttcatcttcttttttatcaTCGCTTTTAATTGCAGtagaagtttgttttttaatacacacatcatcctttttttcctctttctttttcgAGGATTTACAAGTTAGAAGATCAGATGATTCATCCTTTTTtgaatcagataattttttagCATCTGCATGCTGTTTAGGTTCAATTAAACCTTTAGAACTGGGTTCATTTCTTATCAAAGAAAGACTTGCGTTGCCTAATGTTTTTTGCTTTATTGTCAAACGTTTTTTGCTGACTGCTAGTGTAACACGTGAATAATCATCTATTTTAAGCTTTATATACTTTGTATTATTATCTTTCTGAGCTAATATTATACTTTGTTTAGTAGTTTCTGGCACAGCATTTAAAGAATCATTTTGTATAACCTTTTTAAGTTCTTCAGACTCATTTGTCTGCATGAAAAAATCTCTAACATCtgctttattttctaatttcggTTTTTGTATATTCACTGGCATATCACTTAAAGAatcatttctaattaatttcttagacatagtattttttatctttgaatgaaGTGCTTCTGTTCCCAATTCACTTGATCTCTTTTCAGCTTTACGAGAAATATCAGTTTCTTTttcgtcaaaaatatttttagatttttgtgccCTGTTATTTATGTTCTGTAACTGCTGACCCCCGTTTTTATCATAGTCTTTTAAATTGCATACTATCCTTATtagattttttgtattacttacaTCCAATAACTTAGCTATGGTATTGTTATCTTTGgctttatttacataaagaagTAAATCAGAAACAGTATGCTTTGCATAATGATCTGAATCTGAACAGAGATTTCTTTTATTAGAACTCAGAAGTAAacctataaaattcaatttcttttgcAATATTTCTGAAGATGAATGAATTCCAACAGGGTTCCTTAATAACATGTTTAGTGCATTTTCTAAAGTGGCACctttgaaccatttttttttgtatgaatcaGGATTCAATTTTACATATTGCTTTCTTAAACAGTGGAAATGCCTGTTATgtgcattattaatattttcttgttgcTTGAGTTTCAAATCAGTGTATCTGGTTACTGGTGCATTTGAAATTGTGTGTTTTTGATGATACAGACAATAGCGTAAAATCTGAAAACGTGCATAAGTTTCAGTTAGTTTAtatcaatgaatttcaaaaaatactaatacCTGGTACTTAAAAGAGCTCAAAATATACTTACTAACAAGCAGTTTTGTGTAACAGTTAGCAGAAATTCAATATACAGTTACACATAATTTCAACTGAATCATTTCAGGTATCTAGTCATACTTTCATTTAtacatttctcaaaaatttttttggaagttatttgactgatttgatgcttttgattctttttattcttagccaatcttttaatattaacattattagtaaatttaatctGTTACATTGGTaagtatatataacaaaatttgataaaaagtaatgacgatttttaattttctctgacAGTATTTATTCAAACTTCAATGTTAATCCTGTCCCCTTTGATAATATACACTTTGATAACATATGAGTCCCCTGTGATAATATACACTTATGCCAACGTAGCTTCCAGTAACACTGGTGAAACACCTCTTTGGGTATCGCCTTGAGCTCAGTTTgcgatttcatttttatcttgtctaatatataaatgttgtCGCTTGAGTGTCCTTTTAAGTTTGGGAAATAAGAGATCGTCACAGAGAGTCAAGTCTGGAGAGTAGGGTGGTTGCAGTATCACAGTGGTGTTATGTTTTGCCAAAAACTGCTAGTGCACTGTCGTGGTAAAAATCCATGTGCTTTCTCTAAAGTTTGGTTCATTTTCAACCAAACTTTGCATGAAGATTGCCTCATGCAAACTGTGTAAAACTTCTAGGTGGTGCTCCTTGTTAACTGTATGACCTAGTGGTAGGAATTTGTGATGAACAATCCCAATGTAGTTGAAGAAAACAGTTAGAAGGACTTTCATATTTGACATGCTTTTTGTCTTGGCTCTTCAGAAAACTTCCATTGGGATGATTGAGCCTCTGTCTTGACATTGTAATCATACactcatgtttcatcaccagttataACTGTTTGAGCAAGTCTGCATCATCAGTGATATTAATATGCATTTGTTCAGCAATAGTTACACAATgctgtatttgttaaaaatttagcagtttaggaacaaattttgctgccacctgtttcatatttaaaacattactaaaagTCAGTTCACATACACTGTATGAAATTCCTACTTCATTGGAAACCTCTCTAATGGTGATTCTGTGATTAGCAAGCacaatctctttaatttttttgaaattttcatcacTGATTGATATCCTAGGATGCACAGATCTCACATCATCTTCAATGCCATCTTGGACTTCCTGAAATCATTTGTACCATTCAGAAACTTGTGGTTGTGagatagcattgtcaccaaagaTCTTCTGATATTCTgcttttaatgcaaaatttcagacAAATTCTCTGATCTAACATTTTGCCACGTAAAATATTGCAGAACACAGTAAAGGTATGTCTTGCTTTTACGCTCACCAAACATAAACTAAGTGTTACAGCTGGTTGAAAATTAACATGTACATCACTGACAATACTACCAATACAAAGGGAAAAAATCAACTCAAATGACTATACGTGCAGCAtgtgcaatttaaaaattctcattactttttgatcaGACCtcttaaatgtatatttcataaCAATATCCAaagatatggaaaaaaattatatagaaaaaaatttataattttttttgaaaaagaaaagtattatttttccataCCATGGcgataaattatcaaataagtaaaatattataataaactcttCAAATTCCACTAGTCTAATTCTACCTTTTTTGTTATTCTCTTAACAAAAAAGTATAGTGATTGCTGTGATCCAAAAACCAACTTCAAGCATTTTTTAagatttgatatattttactcatgtatatttttaaaggagAGATCAATTTACAAATGGTTActattttgaatgtaattaaaaaaattgcaaatcttgtaat
This DNA window, taken from Lycorma delicatula isolate Av1 chromosome 7, ASM4794821v1, whole genome shotgun sequence, encodes the following:
- the LOC142328317 gene encoding uncharacterized protein LOC142328317, whose protein sequence is MLLRNPVGIHSSSEILQKKLNFIGLLLSSNKRNLCSDSDHYAKHTVSDLLLYVNKAKDNNTIAKLLDVSNTKNLIRIVCNLKDYDKNGGQQLQNINNRAQKSKNIFDEKETDISRKAEKRSSELGTEALHSKIKNTMSKKLIRNDSLSDMPVNIQKPKLENKADVRDFFMQTNESEELKKVIQNDSLNAVPETTKQSIILAQKDNNTKYIKLKIDDYSRVTLAVSKKRLTIKQKTLGNASLSLIRNEPSSKGLIEPKQHADAKKLSDSKKDESSDLLTCKSSKKKEEKKDDVCIKKQTSTAIKSDDKKEDEKVDLCKLIKKKYEKKFDIEIKKQVVCPPIKSDDKKGDVCKSLKDNEKKDDVCIKKQISAPIKCDDKKADEKIDICKLTKEYEKKDDESTKNEICPSIKTDEKKGDEKIDICKLMKKKDEKNDDVGTKKQICPPIKCDDKKGDEKIDICKLMKKKEDKNDDVGTKKQICPPIKCDDKKGDEKIDICKLMKKKEDKNDDVCTKKQICAPVKCDDKKGDEKIDFCKLIKEFEKKIDVGTKKQICSPIKSVDKENVCKKSSSLLTCKSLKKEEDICAKKKVCTPIKGGDKNVCYEPKDDSCKKSKSTKARKSVCKKGEKDRCREALLELDSIYVKRKPAEVKTQKKIEDCLPGTNASTYTSPKSLQDKKPMPITSKTIKKDSSKEVIPQCQIKKKKKCPKYNYKIRPCTRGKCKTKSCIPRGILKKEKAPKKCKSKNKCEENKKKPPTGCLK